One Euphorbia lathyris chromosome 1, ddEupLath1.1, whole genome shotgun sequence DNA segment encodes these proteins:
- the LOC136205713 gene encoding glutathione S-transferase F9-like, with amino-acid sequence MVVKVYGPAYASPKRVMVCLVEKGIEFETVPVDLIKGDNRTPEFLKLQPFGAVPVIEDGDFTLFESRAIMRYYSEKFKSQGSDLLGKTIEERGVVEQWLEVEAQNFHPPIYDMTLHILFASALGFTADEKLIKDSEEKLGKVLDVYEERLSKTKYLGGDFFSLADLSHLPFTHYLVGPMKKEYMIRNRKHLSAWWDDISNRPSWKKVLHLSTTPFDE; translated from the exons ATGGTGGTGAAGGTGTACGGTCCGGCTTATGCTTCTCCTAAGCGCGTCATGGTTTGCCTTGTTGAGAAGGGAATCGAATTTGAGACTGTTCCTGTTGATCTCATCAAAGGAGATAATCGAACTCCAGAATTCCTCAAGTTACAG CCTTTCGGAGCAGTTCCCGTAATTGAAGATGGAGATTTCACACTCTTCG AATCGCGAGCAATCATGAGATACTACTCGGAAAAATTCAAATCACAGGGCAGTGATTTGCTTGGAAAAACAATAGAAGAGAGAGGAGTTGTTGAACAATGGCTAGAGGTTGAAGCACAAAACTTCCATCCTCCTATTTACGATATGACCCTTCACATTTTGTTTGCCTCAGCATTAGGTTTTACAGCAGATGAGAAATTAATCAAAGATAGTGAAGAAAAACTAGGAAAGGTTTTAGATGTATATGAGGAAAGATTATCAAAGACCAAATACTTAGGTGGGGATTTCTTTAGCCTTGCAGATCTGAGTCATTTGCCCTTTACTCACTACTTAGTTGGTCCAATGAAAAAGGAGTATATGATAAGGAATAGAAAGCACCTCAGTGCTTGGTGGGATGATATTAGCAACAGACCATCTTGGAAGAAGGTCCTCCATCTCTCAACTACTCCTTTCGATGAATGA
- the LOC136205695 gene encoding CDK5RAP1-like protein: protein MASSVPSSLSAILKKPHRFHKIPTQYFFFRTRFLSSKNPQVFNSYSCSQRLSLARKTSSCSLSRGFSRSLHSSSDKKDGPGLQHFVAQAALSAQSGLVSALEVPPDTEIPSIGRVYHETYGCQMNINDMEIVLSIMKNAGYNEVVSDPESAEIIFINTCAIRDNAEQRVWQRLNYFWFLKRHWKSNVATGRSQSIRPPKVVVLGCMAERLKEKILDADKMVDVVCGPDAYRDLPRLLEEVEYGQKGINTLLSLEETYADISPVRISKNSISAFVSVMRGCNNMCSFCIVPFTRGRERSRAVDSIVKEVADLWKEGVKEVTLLGQNVNSYNDSSGLGVEEVQSGSDWKLSEGFSSMCKVKKMGLRFSDLLYRLSSEFPEMRFRYTSPHPKDFPDDLLYVMRDRYNICKSIHLPAQSGSSTVLERMRRGYTREAYLDLVQKIRTIMPDIGISSDFICGFCGETEEDHEKTLSLVKAVGYDMAYMFAYSMREKTHANRNYSDDVPDNVKQRRLSELIEAFRGSTGQCFDSQIGSVQLVLVEGPNKRAPDTELIGKTDRGHRVSFAKVSVPIKSEDGSEERKPVIGDYVEVEILKSTRASLSGQALGITKLSLFYINVNEEAVACANA from the exons ATGGCGTCGTCAGTCCCCTCATCTCTCTCAGCAATTCTGAAAAAGCCTCACCGCTTCCATAAAATCCCAACTCAATACTTCTTCTTTCGTACCAGATTTCTCTCCTCCAAGAACCCCCAGGTTTTCAATTCCTACTCCTGCTCCCAGCGGCTCTCTCTTGCAAGGAAGACTAGTTCTTGCAGTCTTTCTAGAGGTTTCTCTCGCTCTCTCCATTCTTCTTCTGATAAGAAAGATGGTCCTGGTCTTCAGCACTTCGTTGCTCAGGCTGCTCTCTCTGCACAATCCGG TCTTGTATCTGCTTTAGAAGTTCCACCAGATACTGAAATTCCATCGATAGGCCGTGTTTACCATGAGACTTATGGATGTCAGATGAATATCAATGATATGGAGATTGTCTTATCCATTATGAAGAATGCTGGATATAATGAAGTTGTGAGTGATCCTGAAAGTGCTGAGATCATATTCATTAATACTTGTGCTATAAGGGACAATGCAGAGCAAAGAGTGTGGCAGAGACTTAAttacttttggtttttgaagaGACATTGGAAGAGCAATGTTGCTACTGGAAGATCACAATCCATTCGGCCCCCAAAGGTTGTTGTACTGGGATGTATGGCTGAGAGGCTAAAGGAGAAGATACTTGATGCAGATAAGATGGTTGATGTGGTCTGTGGACCTGATGCCTACAGAGATTTGCCTCGATTACTTGAAGAGGTAGAATACGGCCAAAAGGGGATCAATACTCTTCTTTCACTTGAAGAGACATATGCTGATATTAGTCCAGTTCGGATTTCCAAAAATTCAATTAGTGCTTTTGTCTCGGTGATGAGGGGTTGCAATAACATGTGCTCATTTTGCATTGTTCCTTTTACTAGAGGCAGAGAGCGGTCACGTGCTGTGGATTCAATAGTGAAGGAGGTAGCAGACCTATGGAAGGAAGGTGTCAAAGAAGTAACTCTTCTTGGTCAGAATGTTAACAGTTATAATGATTCATCTGGGCTTGGGGTTGAAGAGGTTCAGTCCGGATCTGATTGGAAATTAAGTGAAGGCTTTTCTAGCATGTGCAAGGTGAAAAAGATGGGATTGCGTTTTTCTGATCTCCTGTATCGGCTTTCCTCTGAATTTCCTGAGATGCGGTTCAGATACACTTCTCCACACCCTAAAGACTTTCCAGATGACTTACTATATGTTATGAGAGATAGATACAATATCTGCAAATCTATCCATTTACCTGCCCAAAGTGGGAGTAGCACAGTCCTCGAGAGAATGCGCCGAGGATACACCAGAGAGGCTTACTTAGATCTTGTGCAAAAGATAAGAACAATCATGCCAGACATCGGTATAAGCAGTGACTTTATTTGCG GTTTCTGCGGAGAGACAGAGGAGGACCACGAAAAAACACTTAGTCTTGTGAAAGCAGTTGGTTATGATATGGCATACATGTTTGCATATAGCATGAGAGAGAAAACCCATGCTAACAGGAACTATAGTGATGATGTTCCTGATAATGTGAAACAAAGGAGGCTTTCGGAACTGATTGAGGCTTTCAGGGGGAGTACTGGTCAGTGTTTTGACTCTCAAATTGGATCGGTCCAACTTGTGTTAGTCGAAGGGCCGAACAAAAGAGCTCCTGATACAGAACTCATTGGGAAGACAGATAGGGGGCATAGAGTTTCATTTGCCAAAGTGTCAGTACCAATTAAAAGTGAGGATGGAAGCGAAGAACGGAAGCCTGTGATCGGTGACTACGTGGAAGTTGAGATATTGAAATCTACTCGAGCATCACTTTCCGGACAGGCTCTTGGTATTACTAAATTGAGCTTATTCTACATCAATGTGAATGAAGAAGCTGTTGCCTGCGCAAATGCTTGA
- the LOC136205705 gene encoding uncharacterized protein, whose amino-acid sequence MGFRALRSTVRSLSTTLISRTTTLSTTSFSRSSPSPIIDFRLLRDSSFITRSWRHFSIFSESNHFDSLTDSRFPKRRPLDKSRRKRSSLKPPGPYAWLKHEQGQPIQPNNPNKGSVKRRNEKKRIKLHHAFVKSEAKKRKAQLQEANRKKMTKRVERKMAAVAREREWAQRLVELQKIDEEKKKSVA is encoded by the exons ATGGGATTTCGAGCTCTAAGAAGCACAGTTCGTTCACTGTCGACAACCCTAATATCGCGTACTACTACTCTCTCAACGACATCGTTTTCTCGCTCTTCTCCGTCTCCGATAATCGACTTCCGACTCCTACGTGACAGCTCCTTCATCACCCGGAGTTGGCGCCATTTCAGCATTTTCTCTGAGTCGAACCATTTTGACAGCTTGACTGATTCCCGCTTCCCAAAGCGTAGACCCCTTGATAAGTCTCGTCGGAAAAGATCGAGCTTAAAGCCTCCAG GACCGTATGCTTGGCTTAAGCATGAACAGGGTCAACCTATTCAACCCAATAATCCGAATAAAGGGAGTGTGAAGAGAAGGAATGAAAAAAAGCGCATTAAGCTGCACCAcgcctttgtgaag TCGGAAGCAAAGAAGAGAAAGGCTCAGTTACAAGAAGCTAACAGGAAGAAAATGACCAAGAGAGTAGAGCGTAAGATGGCTGCAGTGGCTAGAGAAAGAGAATGGGCTCAGAGATTAGTAGAGCTACAGAAGATTGAcgaagagaagaaaaaatctGTGGCCTAA